ATCAGGAATACCGCAGGGTCGGCCTGTTTTCATGTCCACAAACACAAGTGTTGTTTCACCTATATTGATAAGAGTTCCTTCTTCATTGAATAACTCATAATCAAATACAATACGAGAAGTTGGAAATTTTTTGATGCTCGTGCGGATCGTTAGCAAATCGTCGTAGCGAGCGGGACGAATATATTTGGAACGATTCTCTAACACAGGCATCATTACCCCCTGCTCCTCCATGCTTTTGTAAGTTAAACCCATGTTGCGCATTGCTTCCACACGCGCCACTTCGTAATACATGGCATAATTGCCGTAATAAACATAGCCCATTTGGTCGGTTTCGGCGTACCGTACTCGGACTTGCGTTTCATGCACAAACATAAAATAAATGTACGTGAGTTTTGGGATGACAAATAATAAAAAGGCAATATAACAAAACATTGCCAAACCAATAAGGTTTTAAAAACAATTTCAAGGCAACGTTATTTTAGTATAAACCACATCAAACAAATGAATAATCTGGTTATCAGAGCTATAAATTACAAAAACTATAAATAATTAAAGATTAACCTCAATCAAAAATTCATTATTGTTATGTTAGATTTCAAAGAGATAATATCGGTTTCTCTTATTCTTTTTTCGGTGATTGATATTTTAGGTGCGATTCCTGTAATCATTAGTTTGCGCCAAAAAGCGGGCGTAATCGAATCCGAAAAAGCCACTTTAGCCGCAGGCGTAATCATGATTTTGTTTTTGTACTTGGGCGATTCTATCCTCAAACTTTTTGGGGTGGACGTGCAGTCTTTCGCCATTGCGGGTGCGATTATCATTTTCCTGATTGGTATGGAAATGGTCTTAGACCGTAACATTTTCCGCGCCGATGTAGAGGGCTCTTCTGCCTCCAGTTCTATTGTGCCGCTGGCTTTCCCTATCATTGCGGGAGCGGGTACAATGACTACTATTATTTCTCTTCGCGCTGAATATCAAATATATAATATTTTGATAGGAATCGTTCTTAACCTTGTTTTGGTCTATATCGTACTCAAATCATCAAGTTGGTTGGAACGTAAATTGGGTACTGCTGGTGCGAATTTATTACGTAAAGTATTCGGTATAGTACTTTTGGCTATTTCTATCAAAATCTTCAAAACGCACTTGCATTTTTAAGAAGTTATATTCCATTTCAAATTAAAAAATAAACAAGTAAGAAGGGTTCGAAATATTGACAATCTTGAGCCCTTCTTGCTTATATCAAGCTATATTTTTAGATAATAGCGTCTGCAATTGCTGGGCTGAAAGCGGTTTTACGCAATAGTCAAGCACCATGTTATAACATTTAGCTTTTTCTACGTCGCGTTCGTCCACCGAAGACGTAACCAAATAGATAGGAATTTTCTTGTCTTTCAATTTTTCGTCTGTTTGGTAAACAGTCAAAAATCCCCAACCATCAAGCACGGGCATATTAATATCCAACAATATCACGTCAGGCATTGGGCTGTCCGCTGCGGCTAATTCTTTTAATTTCTCAATGGCCAATAATCCGTTATTAAACGTAACAAAGTTGCTGGCCAGCGCATACTCCTGCACATAACGTCGTATCATGTATTGATAGAGCGGGTCGTCATCTACCAAAAAGACCGTTGAAGTTTGCATAAAATGTACTGTTTAGTGTTGTTTAGGCAATGCTTTTGTTGCAAAGATTGTTGTTTGAGTATTCGTGTAGCAAAAATAAGCCCAAACAACGAGAATTGCTTGGGCTTATCAATGTTATTTTAATCTTTCTTTGATATCTAATCTAAATTTGCGGGCAGTGTCTTGGGCAATGTCATAACCAGCGTCGGCATGGCGAATTACACCCATGGCGGGGTCGTTGTGTAGCACGCGGCGCAAACGACGGTCGGCATCTGCTGTCCCGTCTGCCACAATCACCATTCCCGCATGAATCGAGTAGCCGATTCCTACGCCTCCCCCATGATGCAACGAAACCCAACTGGCACCGCCAGCCGTGTTGATCAATGCATTCAGAATCGGCCAGTCGGCTATCGCGTCTGAGCCGTCTTTCATGGCTTCTGTCTCACGATTCGGCGAAGCCACCGAACCCGTGTCCAGATGATCGCGACCAATCACGATTGGAGCTTTTACTTTGCCGCTACGCACTAACTCATTGAATGCCAAGCCTGCTTTTTCGCGGTCGCCTTGCCCCAACCAACAAATACGCGCTGGCAAACCCTGAAACGCAATGCGTTCTTGCGCCATCGTAATCCAACGCGCTAAGGCTTTATCTTCGGGGAAAAGTTCCAAAATCAGTTTGTCAGTTTCGTAAATATCTTGCGGGTCGCCCGACAGAGCCGCCCAACGGAAAGGCCCTTTGCCTTCGCAGAAAAGCGGACGAATATAAGCAGGCACAAACCCAGGGAAATCAAACGCATTTTTTACACCGCGTTGGTCGTGGGCTTGGCCGCGCAAGTTGTTGCCGTAGTCGAATACCACCGAACCACGATTTTGAAGCTCCAACATCAACTTTACGTGGTGCGCCATCGTGTCCAACGAACGATTTACATATTCGTCGGGATTTTCGTCGCGCAATGTTTTGGCTTGTGCCACGCTCATTCCTTCAGGAAAATAACCAATCAGGGCATCATGTGCGGAAGTTTGGTCTGTGAGCGTTTCGGGCGTAATATTTCTCTCGATAAGTCTTTCGAGCAAATCCACTGCATTACACAACACACCAATCGAAATGGCGCGGCCTTCGGCTTTGGCCTGCAAAGCCCAGTCGATGCCCTCGTCGATGGAATGTGTTTTTTTATCTAAATATCTGGTTTCAAGACGTTTGTCCATACGCCATTCTTCCACTTCGGCGGCCAAACAAACGCCCTCGTTCATGGTAATGGCCAGTGGTTGTGCGCCACCCATGCCGCCAAGTCCTGCGGTTACATTGAGCGTGCCTTTGAGCGTACCGCCAAAATGTTGGCGTGCCACTTCCGCGAAAGTTTCGTAAGTGCCTTGCACGATGCCTTGCGAGCCGATATAAATCCACGACCCCGCCGTCATTTGTCCGTACATGGTCAGGCCTTTGGCTTCGAGTTCGCGGAAATTTTTCCAGTTTGCCCAATGCGGGACGAGCATTGAGTTAGAAATAATTACGCGCGGCGCGTCGGGGTGCGTGGGCAAAATACCCACAGGTTTACCCGACTGTACGAGTAGCGTTTCGTCTTCGTTCAAATCCTTTAACGCCTTCACTATCAACTCAAATGCTTCGTGATTACGTGCTGCTTTTCCTGTGCCGCCATATACTACAAGGTCTTCGGGACGTTCGGCCACGTTGGGGTCAAGGTTGTTGTGAAGCATACGCAAAGCTGCTTCTTGTATCCAGCCTTTGCAGTTGAGTTGCGTGCCTGTGGGAGTGGGCGCAATGGAGTGAAGTGTATTTTTCATAAATCAACAAAGCAATTTTAAGTTCTATTTTTTTGCTATAAAACAATTTGGTGTATGGAATGTTTGGCACGAAGGCCGTAGCGCAAACGTACTGATTTTTGGCCAAAAAAACATCCAAAAATCTTATTGGCGAGGTTGGCCAGCATCAAATCATTATCAACGAACTATTTACAGAAAATTTTAGGGCTTTGGGCTTGCTTATTAGGATTTAAAAAATTAGCTTTGCGGCCTTAATTTCAAAAACTAATACAAAAATTATGTACGCAATCGTAGAAATAGCAGGTCAGCAATTTAAAGTACAAAAAGACCAATATTTGTATGTCAATAAATTGACTGCTGAAGTTGGCGCTGCCCTGAGTTTTGACAAAGTATTGTTTGCTGCTGATGGTTCAGACATCAAAGTTGGCGTTCCAACTGTAGCAGGAGCTAAAGTTTCAGCTACTGTGCTTGCACACGTAAAAGGTGAGACTTTGGTAGTATTCAAGAAAAAAAGAAGAAAAGGTTACCGTCGTAGAAACGGCCACCGTCAGCCTTATACCAAAATCCAAATTGATGGTATCAGCCTATAAGTAAACGGCTTAAGCCTTACTTAGTTTCATTTTCTTTTCTCAAAAACATTAAATTTTAAATACAATGGCTCACAAAAAAGGTGCGGGTAGTTCGAAAAACGGACGCGAATCAGAAAGCAAACGCTTAGGCGTAAAAATTTTCGGTGGTCAAATCGCTGTAGCTGGTAATATTATCGTAAGACAAAGAGGTACTCAACACCACGCTGGCAGCAACGTAGGTATTGGTAAAGACCACACTTTGTTTGCGTTGGTTGATGGCCGCGTAGCTTTCAAAAAAGGTGCTAAAGACCGTTCTTACGTTTCAGTAGTTCCATTTGAAGCTTAATCGCTACGGCTGGATTTACAACAAAGGTTAGTGATTAGGTTTCTTTTTCTTTCCTGAAAATCAAACATTTATTAACTTTTAACCTAACGTTTCGGAACAATGGAAGTTTTTGCAGATTTTGTTAAAATTATTTTCCCTGCGGCTGCGGTGCTTTTTGCCATGTATTTGACAATCAAAGCATTTTTGGCCAAAGATTTCGAGAAAAAAATTGTAGAGTTACGCACTCAAAATACAACTGTGGTACTTCCTGTACGCTTACAAGCTTATGAGCGTATTTGCTTACTCTTGGAGCGTGTTTCGCCTAAAAACTTGATTTTGCGTGTAAACAACCCCGCTTACAACGTCGTAGAATTGCAACAAATATTGTTGGCCAATGTCCGTGAGGAATTTAACCACAATTTGGCGCAACAAATCTACATCAGCAATGAGGCGTGGGCAATGGCGCAAAATGCCGTCGAAGACATCGTCGGAATCATTAATACGGCTGCCGACCAAGTTCAGAAAGATGCTCCAAGCATCGAACTGGCCAAAGCCATTTTTGAAATCGTGATTAAGCGCGACGAAGAACCTTCGGTCAAAGCGATTCGCTTTTTGAAAGAAGAAATTAGGCAAGTGTTCTAAAAACACAGTGGCGTGCGTCTTGCGGCGCAGCCTATCGGAATCAAATTTGTAAACATTTTTAAACGATATTCACAATGGCTATCACAAGACTAAAGCGCAAAGAAAGAAAAAACCGCGCTCGCGCTAACAACAGAGTAGCTCGCATTAAGCAGCTTACTAAAGTGCCAGTTATCAAAAATGTTGATGTAGAAGCTATCAAAGCAAGTTTTGCGGCTAACGCTCAAAACTAATTCCTACACACAGTATGGCATTAAGCAAAAGTCCGACTTGCACGCAGCAGGTCGGACTTTTGGCGTTTGGGAAGCACCGCCGAA
This genomic stretch from Flexibacter flexilis DSM 6793 harbors:
- a CDS encoding MarC family protein → MLDFKEIISVSLILFSVIDILGAIPVIISLRQKAGVIESEKATLAAGVIMILFLYLGDSILKLFGVDVQSFAIAGAIIIFLIGMEMVLDRNIFRADVEGSSASSSIVPLAFPIIAGAGTMTTIISLRAEYQIYNILIGIVLNLVLVYIVLKSSSWLERKLGTAGANLLRKVFGIVLLAISIKIFKTHLHF
- a CDS encoding response regulator, encoding MQTSTVFLVDDDPLYQYMIRRYVQEYALASNFVTFNNGLLAIEKLKELAAADSPMPDVILLDINMPVLDGWGFLTVYQTDEKLKDKKIPIYLVTSSVDERDVEKAKCYNMVLDYCVKPLSAQQLQTLLSKNIA
- a CDS encoding acyl-CoA thioesterase, whose product is MFVHETQVRVRYAETDQMGYVYYGNYAMYYEVARVEAMRNMGLTYKSMEEQGVMMPVLENRSKYIRPARYDDLLTIRTSIKKFPTSRIVFDYELFNEEGTLINIGETTLVFVDMKTGRPCGIPDYMAEPMRPYYEPSHQ
- the rplU gene encoding 50S ribosomal protein L21 produces the protein MYAIVEIAGQQFKVQKDQYLYVNKLTAEVGAALSFDKVLFAADGSDIKVGVPTVAGAKVSATVLAHVKGETLVVFKKKRRKGYRRRNGHRQPYTKIQIDGISL
- a CDS encoding DUF7935 family protein → MEVFADFVKIIFPAAAVLFAMYLTIKAFLAKDFEKKIVELRTQNTTVVLPVRLQAYERICLLLERVSPKNLILRVNNPAYNVVELQQILLANVREEFNHNLAQQIYISNEAWAMAQNAVEDIVGIINTAADQVQKDAPSIELAKAIFEIVIKRDEEPSVKAIRFLKEEIRQVF
- the rpmA gene encoding 50S ribosomal protein L27, which translates into the protein MAHKKGAGSSKNGRESESKRLGVKIFGGQIAVAGNIIVRQRGTQHHAGSNVGIGKDHTLFALVDGRVAFKKGAKDRSYVSVVPFEA
- the hutU gene encoding urocanate hydratase — translated: MKNTLHSIAPTPTGTQLNCKGWIQEAALRMLHNNLDPNVAERPEDLVVYGGTGKAARNHEAFELIVKALKDLNEDETLLVQSGKPVGILPTHPDAPRVIISNSMLVPHWANWKNFRELEAKGLTMYGQMTAGSWIYIGSQGIVQGTYETFAEVARQHFGGTLKGTLNVTAGLGGMGGAQPLAITMNEGVCLAAEVEEWRMDKRLETRYLDKKTHSIDEGIDWALQAKAEGRAISIGVLCNAVDLLERLIERNITPETLTDQTSAHDALIGYFPEGMSVAQAKTLRDENPDEYVNRSLDTMAHHVKLMLELQNRGSVVFDYGNNLRGQAHDQRGVKNAFDFPGFVPAYIRPLFCEGKGPFRWAALSGDPQDIYETDKLILELFPEDKALARWITMAQERIAFQGLPARICWLGQGDREKAGLAFNELVRSGKVKAPIVIGRDHLDTGSVASPNRETEAMKDGSDAIADWPILNALINTAGGASWVSLHHGGGVGIGYSIHAGMVIVADGTADADRRLRRVLHNDPAMGVIRHADAGYDIAQDTARKFRLDIKERLK